The following proteins are encoded in a genomic region of Sorangiineae bacterium MSr12523:
- a CDS encoding MBL fold metallo-hydrolase: MIRPRELSATLDLFPVRTPTLPPATHTNSYALGSRDVLLVEPSTPYDDEQRAFLDWARALASQGRRAVAICATHHHADHVGGLAVLANELSLPVWAHPETTALLEPDLAAHVTRALDDGDRIVLDGPIPEAWQVLHTPGHAPGHVCLYEETHGTVVVGDMVASVGTILIAPGDGDMRIYLEQLARLESLGARLALPAHGDPIDEPSALFRKYIVHRGMRESKVRAALDAAGAKGSSLEDLVAVAYDDTPVHLWPIARLSLQAHLDKLAYEGAAAFDGDLWRAS; the protein is encoded by the coding sequence GTGATTCGCCCGCGCGAGCTCTCCGCCACGCTGGATCTGTTTCCCGTGCGCACGCCGACTTTGCCGCCGGCGACGCACACGAACAGCTACGCGCTGGGCTCGCGCGATGTTCTTCTCGTCGAGCCATCGACGCCGTACGACGACGAACAGCGCGCGTTCCTCGATTGGGCGCGCGCGCTGGCCTCACAAGGGCGGCGGGCGGTGGCCATCTGCGCAACGCATCATCACGCAGACCACGTGGGCGGCCTCGCGGTGCTCGCGAACGAGCTGTCGCTGCCGGTGTGGGCGCACCCCGAGACCACCGCGCTGCTCGAGCCGGATCTCGCCGCACACGTGACGCGTGCGCTCGACGATGGCGACCGCATCGTGCTCGACGGGCCCATCCCCGAGGCATGGCAGGTGCTGCATACGCCCGGGCATGCGCCAGGGCACGTGTGCCTTTACGAAGAGACGCACGGCACGGTCGTGGTGGGCGACATGGTGGCGAGCGTGGGGACCATCTTGATTGCGCCCGGCGATGGCGACATGCGCATCTACCTGGAGCAGCTCGCGCGGCTGGAGTCGCTGGGTGCGCGGCTGGCGCTGCCGGCGCACGGCGATCCCATCGACGAGCCGTCGGCGCTGTTTCGCAAGTACATCGTGCACCGCGGCATGCGCGAGTCCAAGGTGCGGGCCGCGCTCGATGCGGCAGGTGCGAAGGGCTCCTCGTTGGAAGACCTGGTGGCGGTCGCCTACGACGATACGCCCGTACACCTGTGGCCGATCGCGCGTTTGAGCCTGCAAGCGCACTTGGATAAACTCGCCTACGAGGGCGCCGCCGCGTTCGACGGCGATCTCTGGCGAGCGTCATGA
- a CDS encoding MFS transporter has product MTSTVSSSLLEAPAATAGTRRKIATLAMMTALVVSAFEGTVPTTAMPSIVRELGGTHLFSWVYASFLVASAVSIPVFSKLADRAGRRPIFTAGMLLFLLGSVLCGAAHSMHELIAARTLQGMGVGAIGPLVPTVIGDLYTLEERAKVQALFMAAWGAANALGPVIGGLIVSTMSWRWVFYVNVPFGCAAVALLLASYVDPPGRGLRVRSWRELTSFVKANLDVRGAILFALAASAMLLGLEDQAAFGFGVRVVLLAMAVVFGIMLVREVRGLRDDQGTPPLLPFAELADPVVRAGAIGSLFAGGLMYAIPAYVPFWFATERHESAVLAGVALIPFLVAWAVGSALGVKVLVRLGAVTVSRAGISLSGVGTLLVALAARMHAPTWFVFAALGIVGLGLGATANSTLVGPQSRVPWAKRGAVTGFMQVGRTLGGATVVALLALLPSAQGRFLVLALLALAGGRAITFAASWNRAGDPVPRA; this is encoded by the coding sequence ATGACTTCCACGGTGTCTTCGTCGCTGCTGGAGGCTCCAGCAGCCACCGCGGGGACACGACGGAAGATCGCGACCCTCGCCATGATGACGGCCTTGGTCGTCAGCGCCTTCGAAGGAACGGTGCCGACGACTGCCATGCCGAGCATCGTGCGCGAATTGGGGGGGACGCACCTGTTTTCCTGGGTCTACGCGAGCTTCCTCGTCGCCTCCGCCGTTTCCATCCCCGTTTTCAGCAAGCTCGCCGATCGCGCCGGACGGCGCCCCATCTTCACGGCGGGCATGCTCCTCTTTCTGCTCGGTTCGGTCCTGTGCGGCGCCGCCCACTCGATGCACGAGCTCATCGCGGCGCGCACGCTTCAAGGCATGGGCGTCGGGGCCATCGGCCCGCTCGTGCCCACGGTGATCGGCGATTTGTATACGCTCGAGGAACGCGCCAAAGTGCAGGCGCTGTTCATGGCGGCCTGGGGCGCGGCCAATGCGCTCGGGCCGGTCATCGGCGGTCTCATCGTCTCCACCATGTCGTGGCGCTGGGTCTTCTACGTCAACGTTCCCTTCGGGTGCGCCGCCGTCGCGCTGCTGCTTGCGTCGTACGTCGACCCGCCCGGCCGCGGGCTCCGCGTGCGCTCGTGGCGCGAGCTCACGAGCTTCGTGAAGGCGAACCTCGACGTGCGCGGGGCCATTCTGTTCGCGCTCGCCGCCTCGGCGATGCTCCTCGGTTTGGAGGACCAGGCCGCCTTCGGGTTTGGCGTGCGCGTGGTGCTGCTCGCGATGGCCGTCGTTTTCGGCATCATGCTCGTGCGCGAGGTGCGCGGCCTGCGCGACGATCAGGGCACACCGCCCCTGCTCCCCTTCGCCGAGCTCGCGGATCCGGTCGTGCGCGCCGGCGCCATCGGAAGCCTCTTCGCCGGGGGACTCATGTATGCCATTCCCGCGTACGTCCCCTTTTGGTTCGCCACCGAGCGGCACGAGAGCGCCGTTCTCGCCGGCGTGGCGCTGATTCCCTTCCTGGTGGCGTGGGCCGTTGGCTCGGCGCTCGGTGTGAAGGTGCTCGTGCGCCTCGGCGCCGTGACGGTCTCGCGCGCGGGGATCTCGCTGTCGGGCGTGGGCACCTTGCTCGTGGCGCTCGCGGCGCGGATGCATGCGCCGACGTGGTTCGTCTTCGCCGCCCTCGGCATCGTCGGGCTCGGCCTGGGCGCGACCGCGAACTCGACCTTGGTGGGCCCGCAGTCCCGCGTACCATGGGCAAAACGCGGGGCGGTAACCGGTTTCATGCAGGTGGGACGCACGCTGGGTGGTGCCACCGTCGTGGCGCTCCTCGCGCTGCTTCCCTCGGCGCAGGGCCGCTTTCTCGTGCTGGCGTTGCTGGCGCTGGCCGGCGGGCGGGCGATTACCTTCGCGGCGTCTTGGAACCGCGCAGGCGATCCCGTGCCTCGCGCATGA
- a CDS encoding DUF2169 domain-containing protein, whose protein sequence is MNHTPFAARYLPLDVDDGRVRATVIVKATYEAAPDGSLVPTAEQLPIVADRLDTSFGVFHTDHFVSKEGADLCVLGTIRRVQPVPHVALFLMVGTFRHQLLAFGERRWIRANGSLVPSSPTPFSELPLGYQYAYGGKAEFNHEMAAWPDNPEGRGYYFTAAQAEGNPLPNIESARNPLIRTWEERPTVAGWAPYPMFWGLRAREGIEPRDGGKTLSIPRLRARLYNQAHPELILPKIVQGEHICITGLRAHDLWLEIPRDSVSVDVRVADTSMQAGGVLDGVFVWADLGRLTITYRARFEYTFRRGDRRVISVGLQSGTRAMTQGVTNARIS, encoded by the coding sequence ATGAACCATACGCCGTTCGCCGCGCGTTATCTTCCCCTCGACGTCGACGATGGTCGAGTGCGCGCGACCGTCATCGTCAAGGCTACGTACGAAGCCGCCCCCGACGGCTCACTCGTTCCTACGGCCGAGCAGCTACCAATCGTAGCGGACAGGTTGGACACTTCATTTGGCGTCTTTCACACCGACCACTTCGTCTCCAAAGAGGGCGCGGATCTATGCGTGCTCGGCACCATTCGGCGCGTGCAGCCGGTGCCGCACGTGGCCCTTTTTTTGATGGTGGGGACCTTTCGGCATCAGCTGCTCGCCTTCGGTGAGCGACGGTGGATCCGAGCCAACGGTAGCCTCGTGCCGTCTTCGCCCACCCCTTTCTCGGAGCTGCCACTCGGATACCAGTACGCGTACGGCGGAAAGGCCGAGTTCAATCACGAGATGGCCGCATGGCCCGATAACCCCGAGGGTCGCGGATACTACTTCACGGCAGCACAGGCGGAAGGCAATCCGCTTCCCAATATCGAATCGGCGCGCAATCCGCTGATCCGCACATGGGAAGAACGTCCTACAGTGGCTGGCTGGGCGCCATACCCCATGTTCTGGGGCCTACGCGCACGAGAAGGCATCGAACCACGCGACGGCGGCAAGACGCTGTCGATTCCACGCCTACGCGCACGCCTTTACAATCAGGCTCACCCTGAATTGATATTACCGAAGATCGTTCAAGGTGAGCACATATGCATCACGGGCCTGCGCGCGCATGATCTCTGGCTGGAAATTCCTCGCGATTCGGTCTCCGTCGACGTACGCGTTGCTGACACCTCGATGCAGGCCGGGGGAGTGCTCGACGGAGTGTTCGTGTGGGCGGATTTAGGCCGTCTCACAATCACGTATCGAGCACGATTCGAGTACACGTTTCGTCGAGGCGATCGACGCGTGATCAGCGTGGGCCTGCAAAGTGGCACACGCGCCATGACCCAGGGGGTGACGAATGCCCGGATCTCCTAA
- a CDS encoding DUF2169 domain-containing protein has protein sequence MGVIAKRTYVVQADRCVPADEQFALVEEPQFTEDSSVLVHDSDLVLNRRRADVIVTGHAYAPNGRATIFDAHVRLGELDRRLRIFGDRQCRLDYSGRVQFSPPAVVETVALDWTAGYGGADLVALARHGDPTREITEAAGGAYDPRYGLFAYPRNPAGRGYVTEATSDALEACRLPNLEVPTWLLTPETLCVGTFTRWPAGPPVAGVGWLSYNYFPRTAMLGLPPLVYDDAEFAPSNFLEVRAGIVRSPDVVAPDSTVAQRLDLGAAQGAALGMQLSRIWPGSAVELLHLHPRQPLWRFALAEEMPRIALQMPDEPVAELTPEIRTVEIHPDRDLVCVVWVAQHRTSLPVGPGKFAKIRHAVSWTH, from the coding sequence GTGGGTGTCATCGCCAAGCGGACGTACGTGGTTCAGGCGGATCGATGTGTGCCGGCGGATGAACAATTCGCACTGGTCGAGGAGCCGCAGTTTACCGAGGACTCTTCGGTGCTCGTACACGACAGCGATCTCGTTCTCAATCGCAGACGCGCCGACGTGATCGTGACCGGACATGCGTACGCACCCAACGGGCGCGCCACGATTTTCGACGCGCACGTACGCCTGGGTGAGCTCGATCGCCGGCTGCGGATCTTCGGCGATCGGCAATGCCGTCTCGATTACAGCGGTCGCGTCCAATTTTCACCGCCCGCGGTGGTCGAAACCGTAGCCCTCGACTGGACAGCGGGCTACGGCGGCGCCGATCTGGTGGCACTCGCGCGACACGGAGACCCTACCCGTGAGATCACCGAGGCCGCAGGGGGCGCCTACGACCCGCGTTACGGGCTCTTTGCCTATCCTCGGAATCCGGCAGGTCGCGGGTATGTCACTGAAGCTACATCCGACGCACTCGAAGCATGTCGTCTACCGAATCTCGAAGTGCCAACGTGGTTATTGACGCCTGAAACGTTGTGCGTCGGAACATTCACGCGCTGGCCGGCGGGTCCCCCAGTCGCTGGGGTCGGATGGCTCTCTTACAATTATTTTCCTCGCACCGCCATGCTGGGCCTACCGCCGTTGGTCTACGATGATGCGGAGTTTGCACCGTCGAACTTTCTCGAGGTGCGGGCGGGCATCGTACGCTCACCCGATGTCGTGGCACCTGACAGCACCGTGGCACAACGACTCGACCTAGGGGCTGCGCAAGGTGCGGCCTTGGGTATGCAGTTGTCGCGAATCTGGCCGGGCAGCGCGGTCGAACTTCTACATTTGCATCCGCGACAACCGTTGTGGCGTTTTGCACTCGCGGAGGAGATGCCAAGGATTGCGCTTCAAATGCCAGACGAACCGGTGGCGGAGCTTACACCGGAGATCCGCACGGTAGAGATCCATCCCGATCGGGATCTCGTTTGTGTGGTGTGGGTCGCCCAACACCGGACATCTCTTCCCGTAGGGCCAGGAAAATTCGCAAAAATTCGCCACGCGGTCTCATGGACACACTGA
- a CDS encoding site-2 protease family protein — MNSDRPSEATPTGEVAHVERRPLAWRTNLGLFLVTAVSVFWTGTQVFSDAPTWAERAAMAWPFTVTLLAILLAHEFGHYIAARLHKVDASLPFFIPLPFPVSPFGTMGAVIRMRGDIDTRRALLDIGASGPLAGLVVAIPAYAWGAAHSQLVANTVDAGQLGESILLKTLDYFFGPAVPAGMDLQLSPVAYAAWIGMFITMINLLPIGQLDGGHIAYALLGPRQDKVAPYVHRSLLAFFFVSLASFALRDVRAGFGLFRIGQHVANAIPWLALFEFMAVLGTLSSQRHARSPDAMTLRTRILAVVGLVVIAMLGQDLTGVKGTLLWFGWFVGLGLFLAMDVRWGVLRRHALFDHPVTSAEPLDRVRAAIAVITLAMFVLLFMPAPLTM, encoded by the coding sequence GTGAATAGTGATCGGCCCAGCGAGGCGACGCCGACGGGCGAGGTGGCCCACGTCGAACGACGGCCCCTGGCGTGGCGCACGAACCTCGGGCTCTTCCTCGTCACCGCCGTGAGCGTCTTCTGGACAGGGACGCAGGTATTCAGCGACGCCCCCACGTGGGCGGAACGCGCGGCCATGGCCTGGCCCTTCACGGTGACCTTGCTCGCCATCTTGCTCGCGCACGAGTTCGGCCACTACATCGCGGCGCGTCTTCACAAGGTGGACGCCTCGCTTCCCTTCTTCATCCCGCTGCCGTTTCCCGTCTCCCCCTTCGGCACGATGGGCGCCGTCATTCGCATGCGCGGGGACATCGACACACGCCGTGCCCTGCTCGACATTGGCGCATCGGGTCCGCTGGCCGGCTTGGTGGTGGCGATCCCTGCATATGCATGGGGTGCAGCACATTCGCAACTCGTCGCCAACACGGTGGACGCAGGCCAGCTCGGCGAGTCCATTCTGCTGAAGACACTGGACTACTTCTTCGGGCCCGCAGTTCCGGCGGGGATGGACCTGCAGCTCTCGCCGGTCGCGTACGCAGCGTGGATTGGCATGTTCATCACGATGATCAACCTGCTGCCCATCGGCCAGCTCGATGGCGGACACATTGCCTATGCGCTCTTGGGCCCCCGCCAGGACAAAGTGGCGCCTTACGTGCACCGCTCGCTGTTGGCGTTCTTCTTCGTCAGCCTCGCAAGCTTCGCCTTGCGCGACGTGCGCGCCGGGTTCGGGCTCTTCCGCATCGGCCAGCACGTGGCCAACGCCATCCCTTGGCTCGCTCTATTCGAGTTCATGGCCGTACTCGGCACCCTCTCGAGCCAACGCCACGCCCGTTCCCCCGACGCGATGACCCTGCGCACCCGCATCCTCGCCGTCGTGGGCCTGGTGGTGATCGCGATGCTGGGCCAAGACCTCACCGGCGTAAAGGGTACGCTCCTCTGGTTCGGGTGGTTCGTCGGACTCGGGTTGTTTCTCGCAATGGACGTCCGCTGGGGCGTGCTCCGCCGCCACGCGCTGTTCGATCATCCCGTCACGAGCGCAGAGCCCCTCGACCGCGTACGCGCGGCGATTGCCGTCATCACGTTGGCGATGTTCGTGCTGCTCTTCATGCCCGCACCGTTGACGATGTGA
- a CDS encoding serine/threonine protein kinase has product MAESTTFSSSSSSSSSSPANRGTISNTGGGSDRPPTGERRLIERGGRNLIGKRIGGKYIVRSVLGEGGMGTVYEAEHVAIGRAVAVKVLHPSQARKKVSVKRFHHEARAAGAIGHPNICEVYDLGELEDGSPYLVMERLVGETLADRISRDGVLPYDEVLDLITQVLSGLIAAHEKGIVHRDIKPENVFLARRVGCAPIAKILDFGVSKMLPSGDRTEEELHLTRTGMVMGTPFYMSPEQARGDRDLDARVDLYACGVIMYEALTARRPFLAPNYNALLLQILTTSPRPIRELRPNVPNDIERVVEKAMRRSRDDRYRSAVDFQSDLKGLRDDYSGPTRLHPISPELVEAARQSFLRSPTPAASRPVPVPVVPAPVPAPVYQAVTLPPSDEERRLAAQADAFDDMPTEIQRTDFRPRPYDDDDEVAATEVRQDAIDMIRAARTGQRRAAAAATPPVAEGEEITVKLDNPDDVTEIMREARDRLRGSKTPRR; this is encoded by the coding sequence ATGGCGGAGAGCACCACGTTCTCCTCGTCCTCCTCGTCGTCGTCCTCGTCACCGGCCAATCGCGGCACCATTTCCAATACGGGCGGCGGCTCGGACCGGCCTCCCACGGGAGAACGTCGGTTGATCGAACGCGGGGGCCGCAACCTGATCGGCAAGCGAATCGGTGGAAAGTACATCGTTCGCTCCGTCCTCGGTGAGGGCGGTATGGGTACGGTGTACGAGGCCGAGCACGTGGCCATCGGCCGCGCCGTCGCGGTGAAGGTGCTCCACCCTTCGCAGGCGCGCAAAAAGGTCAGCGTGAAGCGCTTCCACCACGAGGCGCGCGCGGCCGGCGCGATCGGCCATCCGAATATTTGCGAGGTGTACGATCTCGGCGAGCTGGAAGACGGCAGCCCGTACCTCGTGATGGAGCGCCTCGTCGGCGAGACCTTGGCCGATCGCATCTCGCGCGATGGCGTGCTGCCCTACGACGAGGTCCTCGATCTCATCACGCAGGTCCTCTCGGGCCTCATCGCCGCGCACGAGAAGGGCATCGTGCACCGCGACATCAAGCCGGAAAACGTGTTCCTCGCGCGACGGGTGGGCTGCGCGCCCATCGCGAAAATTTTGGACTTCGGCGTCTCCAAAATGCTGCCCTCCGGCGATCGCACGGAGGAGGAGCTGCACCTCACGCGCACCGGCATGGTCATGGGCACGCCGTTCTACATGTCGCCCGAGCAGGCGCGTGGCGATCGCGATCTCGATGCACGGGTCGATCTGTATGCGTGCGGCGTCATCATGTACGAGGCGCTCACCGCACGCCGTCCCTTCCTCGCGCCGAACTACAACGCGCTGCTTTTGCAGATCCTCACCACGTCTCCGCGGCCCATTCGGGAGCTGCGGCCCAACGTGCCCAACGACATCGAGCGCGTCGTGGAGAAGGCGATGCGCCGCTCCCGCGACGATCGGTACCGCAGCGCGGTGGATTTCCAGAGCGATCTCAAGGGGTTGCGAGACGATTACAGCGGTCCCACGCGGTTGCATCCCATCTCGCCCGAGTTGGTGGAGGCCGCGCGGCAGTCGTTTCTGCGCTCTCCGACCCCTGCCGCGTCGCGCCCTGTTCCCGTTCCTGTCGTTCCCGCTCCTGTTCCCGCGCCCGTCTACCAAGCCGTGACGCTGCCGCCTTCCGACGAGGAGCGACGCCTGGCCGCGCAGGCCGATGCGTTCGACGACATGCCCACCGAGATCCAGCGGACGGATTTTCGGCCGCGCCCCTACGACGATGACGACGAGGTGGCGGCCACGGAGGTGCGGCAGGATGCCATCGACATGATCCGCGCCGCGCGCACGGGTCAGCGGCGCGCGGCAGCTGCCGCCACGCCGCCGGTTGCCGAGGGTGAGGAGATCACCGTGAAGCTCGACAACCCGGACGACGTGACGGAAATCATGCGCGAGGCACGGGATCGCCTGCGCGGTTCCAAGACGCCGCGAAGGTAA
- a CDS encoding LysR family transcriptional regulator, translating to MDESELRAFTALARELRFTRAAKSLNVSQPTLSRLVQRLERQLGAKLVVRAPQGVVLTDAGERFLPHAERALASIDSGVVEVSELSGEPRGEVKIGALPTIVAYVLPPVVAGFHKTYPAVKLIVLEGGTGGLEAKVARGELDLALVQYPPKSEELSALLLWREEHRLALPPHHRLAGSKKPIALQSLIDEPFVVIPGTIGMRKMEEVCAAVGKRPSVALETDNLESVRRMIEAGLGVSLVPELMARDKRWRVEPIPISGGVVFRQVCVVHRGAGYLTAATRALRNAITAHAKTLKF from the coding sequence ATGGATGAAAGTGAACTCCGCGCCTTCACCGCCCTCGCGCGCGAGCTCCGTTTTACGCGGGCCGCGAAGTCGCTCAATGTCTCGCAGCCGACGCTGTCGCGCCTCGTGCAGCGCCTCGAGCGCCAACTTGGCGCGAAGCTGGTCGTGCGTGCCCCGCAGGGCGTCGTCCTCACCGACGCGGGTGAGCGCTTCCTTCCCCACGCCGAGCGTGCGCTCGCGTCCATCGATTCGGGCGTCGTCGAGGTGAGCGAGCTCTCGGGCGAGCCGCGCGGCGAGGTGAAGATCGGCGCGCTACCCACCATCGTGGCGTACGTGCTGCCGCCGGTCGTCGCCGGGTTTCACAAGACATACCCCGCCGTGAAGCTCATCGTGCTCGAAGGCGGTACCGGTGGCCTCGAGGCCAAAGTCGCCCGCGGCGAGCTGGATCTCGCGCTGGTGCAGTACCCACCGAAAAGCGAGGAGCTCTCCGCGCTGCTCCTCTGGCGCGAAGAGCACCGCCTCGCCCTTCCACCGCACCACCGCCTCGCGGGTAGCAAGAAGCCCATCGCGCTGCAGTCGCTCATCGACGAGCCGTTCGTCGTCATTCCCGGCACCATCGGCATGCGCAAAATGGAAGAAGTGTGCGCCGCCGTCGGCAAGCGCCCCTCCGTCGCCTTGGAGACGGACAACCTGGAGAGCGTCCGCCGCATGATCGAAGCGGGTCTCGGCGTTTCCCTCGTCCCCGAGCTCATGGCCCGCGACAAGCGCTGGCGCGTCGAACCCATCCCCATCAGCGGCGGCGTCGTCTTCCGCCAAGTATGCGTCGTCCACCGAGGCGCCGGCTACCTCACCGCCGCCACCCGCGCCCTCCGCAACGCCATCACCGCCCACGCGAAGACACTCAAGTTCTAA
- a CDS encoding thiolase family protein yields MTTTAPVYIVSASRTPIGAFLGSLSALRAPDLGATAIRGALEKAKVAPDQVGEVFMGNVLSAGIGQAPARQALIYAGIPNTVPATTVGKVCGSGLQAIVLGAKTVALGDAELVVSGGMESMSNVPYYLDKARGGYRMGDGKIVDGMIFDGLWDPYNNIHMGNCGDSCAKEHGFTREAQDEYARESFRRALAAQREGLFDKEITPVKVPQKKGDALEVKLDEGPTKGDPSKFASLRPAFSKDGTITAANASSINDGASALVLASEAAVKAHNLTPLARIVGYAAAAHEPTQFTTAPIKAIDAVCKRTGLKTSDIDLYEVNEAFAVVSMVTIKQLGLDPQRVNVRGGAVALGHPIGASGARIVTTLLHAMQDQGKKRGCAAICIGGGEALALVVER; encoded by the coding sequence ATGACGACGACCGCGCCCGTTTACATCGTTTCGGCTTCGCGTACCCCCATCGGGGCCTTTTTGGGCAGCCTCTCCGCCTTGCGCGCGCCGGATTTGGGCGCCACCGCCATTCGAGGCGCCCTGGAGAAGGCCAAAGTGGCCCCCGATCAGGTCGGCGAAGTCTTCATGGGCAACGTGCTCTCGGCCGGCATCGGCCAGGCGCCCGCACGCCAAGCCCTGATTTATGCAGGGATCCCCAACACGGTGCCGGCCACCACGGTGGGCAAGGTCTGTGGCTCCGGCCTGCAAGCCATCGTGCTTGGCGCCAAGACCGTGGCGCTCGGAGATGCCGAGCTCGTGGTTTCTGGCGGCATGGAATCGATGTCAAATGTGCCCTACTACCTCGACAAGGCCCGCGGCGGGTACCGCATGGGCGACGGAAAAATCGTCGATGGAATGATCTTCGACGGCCTGTGGGATCCGTACAACAACATCCACATGGGCAATTGCGGCGATTCGTGCGCCAAGGAGCACGGCTTCACGCGCGAGGCGCAGGACGAATACGCACGCGAGAGCTTCCGCCGCGCCCTCGCCGCCCAGCGTGAGGGGCTCTTCGACAAGGAGATCACGCCGGTCAAGGTTCCGCAGAAGAAGGGCGACGCGCTCGAGGTGAAGCTCGACGAGGGGCCGACCAAGGGCGATCCGTCCAAGTTTGCCTCGCTCCGGCCGGCGTTCTCGAAGGATGGCACCATCACGGCCGCCAACGCTTCGTCGATCAACGACGGCGCGAGCGCGCTCGTGCTGGCCAGCGAAGCCGCCGTGAAGGCGCACAACCTGACGCCGCTGGCGCGCATCGTCGGGTACGCCGCCGCGGCGCACGAGCCGACGCAGTTCACCACGGCGCCCATCAAGGCCATCGACGCGGTGTGCAAGCGCACGGGGCTCAAGACGAGCGACATCGATCTCTACGAGGTCAACGAGGCCTTCGCGGTGGTGTCGATGGTGACCATCAAGCAACTGGGCCTCGACCCGCAGCGCGTGAACGTGCGCGGTGGTGCGGTGGCGCTCGGGCATCCCATCGGCGCTTCGGGCGCGCGCATCGTGACGACGTTGCTCCATGCGATGCAAGACCAGGGCAAGAAGCGCGGCTGCGCGGCGATCTGCATCGGCGGCGGCGAGGCCTTGGCCCTGGTCGTCGAGCGGTGA